One Desulfurobacteriaceae bacterium genomic window carries:
- a CDS encoding sigma-70 family RNA polymerase sigma factor, protein MYTKTRKELVLEYLPLVKKIANKIYRRIPEGVLEFDELVNVGVIGLIKAIEKYDETKAKFSTYAYIKIRGEILDFLRSLDFLPRSLREKVKNSEDLRELKEEIISFISIEEHLFGDSDRFKIKDILTSDTRTPEEEVIVKELKERLTGALSKLSEREQLILQLIFVEELDLKSISEILNISISRVSQIKTVALKKLSKYLSNSV, encoded by the coding sequence ATGTACACAAAAACAAGAAAAGAACTCGTTTTGGAGTATCTTCCACTTGTTAAGAAGATAGCAAACAAAATATATAGGAGAATACCGGAAGGAGTTTTAGAATTTGATGAGCTTGTTAATGTAGGAGTCATAGGTCTAATAAAAGCTATAGAGAAATATGATGAGACGAAAGCAAAGTTTTCAACTTATGCTTACATAAAAATTAGGGGAGAGATACTTGACTTTTTGCGAAGTTTGGACTTTCTGCCAAGAAGCCTGAGAGAAAAGGTAAAAAATTCTGAAGACCTAAGAGAGTTAAAGGAAGAAATAATCTCTTTTATAAGTATAGAGGAACATCTTTTTGGGGATTCTGATAGGTTTAAAATAAAGGACATACTTACGTCAGACACGAGAACACCGGAAGAAGAAGTAATAGTCAAGGAGTTGAAGGAGAGACTTACAGGAGCTCTATCAAAACTTTCGGAGAGAGAACAGCTTATTCTGCAACTAATATTTGTTGAAGAACTTGATTTGAAGTCTATTTCAGAAATTCTCAACATATCGATTTCTCGGGTATCTCAAATAAAAACAGTAGCACTAAAGAAACTTAGTAAGTATCTGTCCAATTCGGT
- a CDS encoding MinD/ParA family protein, which yields MGTQAENLVKLVKRKSSVSSKCKVISFVSGKGGVGKTNIAISLAYILANFFSKKVLLLDADIGLGNIHVLLGLNNSKNLKSVFLGKTLQDIVQRTFGFDVILGFSGIETIEELESTDTSNFVFQLEEILSDYDYVLIDNSAGLNRNTISFSRVASTTYVITAPEPTALTDAYAFIKSLYRIYGYGNFKVVVNMCRSTSEGFETFERLKFSCENFLGISPRLASVLPFSKKVKEAVLRKQIVVKEFPSDPFSVGLKKIAQEETGEVLHERKESFISRLIRVFKEGA from the coding sequence ATGGGAACTCAAGCAGAAAATTTAGTTAAGCTTGTAAAAAGAAAGTCTTCTGTATCTTCTAAATGTAAGGTCATATCCTTTGTTAGCGGTAAAGGAGGAGTAGGAAAAACCAACATTGCTATTTCTTTGGCTTATATATTAGCCAATTTCTTTTCAAAAAAAGTTTTACTTCTTGATGCAGATATTGGACTTGGGAATATTCATGTTTTGCTTGGGTTGAACAATAGCAAAAACCTCAAGAGTGTTTTTCTTGGAAAGACTTTGCAGGATATAGTTCAAAGGACTTTTGGTTTTGATGTCATCCTAGGGTTTTCTGGAATAGAAACGATAGAAGAACTGGAATCTACTGATACTTCCAACTTTGTTTTCCAGCTAGAAGAAATATTATCGGATTACGATTACGTTCTTATAGATAATTCTGCAGGGTTGAATAGGAATACAATAAGTTTTTCACGGGTTGCATCTACAACTTACGTGATTACAGCTCCAGAACCGACTGCTTTAACCGATGCTTATGCCTTTATAAAGTCTCTTTATAGGATTTACGGTTATGGTAATTTTAAGGTTGTAGTAAATATGTGTCGTTCTACATCCGAAGGTTTTGAAACTTTTGAGAGGCTTAAGTTTTCTTGTGAAAATTTTTTAGGAATATCTCCCCGTCTTGCAAGTGTCCTACCATTTTCAAAGAAGGTTAAGGAAGCTGTTTTAAGGAAACAAATAGTTGTTAAAGAATTTCCTTCGGATCCTTTTTCTGTAGGGTTAAAGAAAATTGCACAAGAGGAAACAGGAGAAGTGCTTCACGAAAGAAAAGAAAGTTTCATATCAAGATTGATCAGAGTTTTTAAAGAAGGAGCGTGA